The Urbifossiella limnaea nucleotide sequence CGCCGACCACATCGTCGTCACGCTCCACAAGAGCGGCGACGCCGTCACGGTGGCCGACAACGGCCGCGGCATCCCCGTCGAGATTCACAAGAAGCACGGCAAGAGCGGCCTGGAGTTGGTTCTGACGGTGCTCCACGCCGGGGGCAAGTTCGGCGACACGGAGAGCGGCTACCTCCACTCCGGCGGCCTCCACGGCGTCGGCGCGTCGGTCGTGAACGCCCTCTCGCGGAAGCTCGTCGCCCTGGTGCGGCGCGACGGGTTCGAGTACCGCCAGGAGTACGCGAAGGGGGTGCCGCAGGGGAAGATCGAGAAGGTCGGCCCGTTCCGCGGGCACGGGACGATCATCACGTTCGAGCCCGACCCGACCATCTTCAAGACGACGAAGTTCGATGCCGACACGCTCAAGGCCCGGCTCGAAGACATGTCGTTCGTCCACAGCGGCCTCCGCATCACCTTCCGCGACGAGCACGGCGGCCACGTCCACGAGTTGCACAACCCGGGCGGCCTGCCGTCGTTCCTCCAGAAGCTCGTGGCCGACGGCGGCAAGCCGAGCGTGACCGAGGCGGCGTTCGCGGCCGTGCGCGAGACCGGCAGCAAGATCGAGGTCGCCCTCCAGTGGACCGAGTCCACCGAGGAGACGTACCGCAGCTACGTCAACGGCATCCGCACGCCGAACGGCGGCACCCACGAGAACGGCCTGAAGTCGGCGCTCCGCAAGGCGGTGAACGAGTACGTCGAAACGCACGACATTAAGATCAAGGGGCTGAAGGTCACGGCCGACGACATCCGCGAGGGCGTGACGGCGGTGCTGTCGGTGTTCGTCCGGGAGCCGCAGTTCGAGGGGCAGACCAAGCAGCGGCTGAACAACCCAGAGGTCGAAGGGGCGGTCGACAACTTCGTCCGGCCGGCGCTGGAGGCGTGGCTCAACAACAACAAGACGGCCGCGGACGCGATCGTCGGGCGGATCATCCTGGCGGCGAAGGCCCGCGAGGCGAGCCGGGCCGCCGTCATCGAGGTGAAGCGGAAGACGCCGGGCAGCCGGCGGTTGAGCCTCCCCGGCAAGCTCGCCGACTGCAAGAGCACGGACCGCGACGAGACGGAGCTGTTCATCGTCGAGGGCGACTCGGCCGGCGGCTCCGCGAAGCAGGGGCGGAACAACAACACGCAGGCGGTGCTGCCGCTGCGGGGAAAGATTCTCAACGGCGAGGACCTGCCGACGGCGAAGGTGCTCGGCAATCAGGAGATCGCCGACCTGGTCACGGCCGTGGGCACCAGCGCCGGCGACAAGTTCCACTACGACGGCCTCCGCTACGGCAAGATCATCCTGCTGATGGACGCCGACGCGGACGGGCACCACATCACCACGCTGATGCTCGACTTCTTCTTCCGCCACGCCCCGGAGCTCGTCCGCAAGGGGCACGTCTACATCGCTCAGCCGCCGCTCTACCGCATCGACGTGGGGAAGGAGACGCACTGGGCGCGCGACGACGAGCACAAGGAGGAGATCCTGGCCGGCCTGAAGGCGAACGCGAAGCCGGACATCACGCGCTTCAAGGGCCTCGGCGAGATGCCGTTCCGGGTGCTCGCCGAGACGACGCTCCACCCCAGGACGCGGACGCTGCTGAAGGTCGAGATCGACTCCAACCTGGACGCCCACGACGCCTTCCGGGAGCTGCTCGGCAAGGAGGCGGAGCACCGCTACCGGTTCATCATGGAGAAGGCCGACCAGGCGGTGGCCGAGGACTTGGACGTTTAGCAACGGGTGAGGCCCGCCCGTCGCGGCGGGTGGGCGTTCCCCACACCCGTCCGTAGATTCACCCCGGAACGGCACCCTACGGGAGACGCACGCAGATGGCCGCTGTCAAGGTCGGGATCAACGGGTTCGGGCGGATCGGCCGGCTGGTGTTCCGGGCTCTGGTCGAGCAGGGGCACCTCGGCAAGACGCTGGACGTGGTCGCCGTCAACGACCTGGTTCCCGCCGACAACCTCGCCTACCTCCTGAAGTACGACTCCACCCAGGGGAAGTTTGCCGGCGAGGTCGCCAGCAAGAAGTCGAGCCCGTCGGTCGCCGAGGACGACGTGCTGGTCGTGAACGGCCACGAGATCAAGTGCCTGGCCGTGAAGGAAGGCCCGACGGCGCTGCCCTGGAAGGACCTGGGCGTCGAGTACGTCATCGAGTGCACCGGCCTGTTCACCGAGGCCGCGAAGGCCAAGGGGCACATCACGGCGGGCGCGAAGAAGGTCGTCATCTCGGCCCCCGCCAAGGACGAAGACATCACCGTGGTGATGGGCGTCAACCACGAGAAGTACGACGCGTCGAAGCACAACATCATCAGCAACGCCAGCTGCACCACGAACTGCCTCGCCCCGGTCGTCCACGTCCTCCTCAAGGAGGGCTTCGGCGTCGAGGAGGGGCTGATGACGACCGTCCACAGCTACACCGCGACGCAGAAGACGGTGGACGGCCCGAGCAAGAAGGACTGGAAGGGCGGCCGGTCGGCGGCGATCAACATCATCCCGAGCGGCACCGGCGCCGCCCGCGCCGTGGGCCTGGCCATCCCCGAGGTGAAGGGGAAGCTCACCGGCATGTC carries:
- a CDS encoding DNA gyrase/topoisomerase IV subunit B, with the protein product MSTLSAGRNAQYRTEDIQVLEGLEPVRKRPAMYIGGVDAKGLHHLAWEIIDNAVDEYINGFADHIVVTLHKSGDAVTVADNGRGIPVEIHKKHGKSGLELVLTVLHAGGKFGDTESGYLHSGGLHGVGASVVNALSRKLVALVRRDGFEYRQEYAKGVPQGKIEKVGPFRGHGTIITFEPDPTIFKTTKFDADTLKARLEDMSFVHSGLRITFRDEHGGHVHELHNPGGLPSFLQKLVADGGKPSVTEAAFAAVRETGSKIEVALQWTESTEETYRSYVNGIRTPNGGTHENGLKSALRKAVNEYVETHDIKIKGLKVTADDIREGVTAVLSVFVREPQFEGQTKQRLNNPEVEGAVDNFVRPALEAWLNNNKTAADAIVGRIILAAKAREASRAAVIEVKRKTPGSRRLSLPGKLADCKSTDRDETELFIVEGDSAGGSAKQGRNNNTQAVLPLRGKILNGEDLPTAKVLGNQEIADLVTAVGTSAGDKFHYDGLRYGKIILLMDADADGHHITTLMLDFFFRHAPELVRKGHVYIAQPPLYRIDVGKETHWARDDEHKEEILAGLKANAKPDITRFKGLGEMPFRVLAETTLHPRTRTLLKVEIDSNLDAHDAFRELLGKEAEHRYRFIMEKADQAVAEDLDV
- the gap gene encoding type I glyceraldehyde-3-phosphate dehydrogenase → MAAVKVGINGFGRIGRLVFRALVEQGHLGKTLDVVAVNDLVPADNLAYLLKYDSTQGKFAGEVASKKSSPSVAEDDVLVVNGHEIKCLAVKEGPTALPWKDLGVEYVIECTGLFTEAAKAKGHITAGAKKVVISAPAKDEDITVVMGVNHEKYDASKHNIISNASCTTNCLAPVVHVLLKEGFGVEEGLMTTVHSYTATQKTVDGPSKKDWKGGRSAAINIIPSGTGAARAVGLAIPEVKGKLTGMSFRVPTPTVSVVDLTVKTTKETSYKDICAAMKKASETYMKGILAYTADEVVSTDFIHDNHSSIFDAGSGIELNSKFFKLVSWYDNEWGYSNRCVDLLQYMIKKG